Below is a genomic region from Sulfitobacter sp. OXR-159.
GCCCGGCGCAACACCGACGAGCAGCACTTCATCCCGACCAAACCACAGGCAGCGGGCATCGCCTTTGGCGGTGCTGCGTAGCGGGTCGGGCAAGGCGAGGCCATGGGTCGCCTCAAGCGCCTCTGACAGGCCCGCACGATCGAAAGCGCCCAGGACGGTCAACTGACCCATGTCACAGGCCGCCACCGTCATGCCGCCAATCTTTAACGGGAGCAGGTCGCCAAAGGGCGTTTGTGCTTTCAACTCAACCACGGGCGCGCCCTCCTTCGGGGTCGACAAAGACTGGGGCGCAGATCTCCACCTCCGCCTCAATCTCGCGCAGATGATCGACCATGCGCATCACCTCTCCGTGCCGCTGACGGCCACGCGTGACAAAGCCCAGCCCGATAAAGGTGCCGATATCCGGCGAAAAGCCGACCGAGGTCGTATGCCCCTGCGCATTCTCGCGGCGCGCCTCGGCCCCGGCCTCAAACAAAAACGCCCCCGCCGTCAACTGCTTCACCGCGCCCACGGGCCGCAGCCCCACCAACTGCCCCCGCTCCGGATCGCGCAGGCCGGGGCGTTCGGACATGGTCTTGCCGATGCAATCCTTGGCGTCCGACACCATCCGCTCCATGCCGATGTCGCCCACCGTGGCGCGCCCATCGATCTCCGCGTGTGTGATATGGCCCTTTTCCAGCCGCAACACGTTGAGCGCCTCCATCCCATAGGCCCCGCCCTCCAGCGCCTCTGCCCGGGCGACCAGCAGATCAAACAGCGCCGCGCCATAGCGCGCGGGCACCGCGATTTCATAGGCAGGTTCGCCAGAGAAAGAGATGCGGAACAGCCGCGCCTCCACCCCGCCGAGCCGTACGCCACCACAGGCCATGAAGGGGAAACTGTCATTGTCGATCGGCTGCTCCAGCAGCCCGTTCAGCAAGTCGCGCGCCTTCGGCCCCGCCACGGCAAACTGCGCCCAATGTTCGGTAACCGAGGTCAGATGCACCTGCCACTCAGGGTGCAGACATTGGGTGACGAATTCCAGATGCCGCATCACTTCGCCTGCTGCACCCGTGGTGGTGGTCATCAGGAAATGCGACTCGCCCAACCGCGCGCAGGTGCCATCGTCCATGACGAAACCATCCTCGCGCAGCATCAGACCATAGCGCACTTTGCCGACCTTCAAGGTGCTGAACTTATTCGTATAAACCAGATCGAGAAACTTGGCCGCGTCCGGTCCTTGAATGTCAATCTTGCCCAGGGTCGAGACATCGCAGACCCCAACCGTGTTGCGCACAAAACCGACCTCCCGGTCACAGGACTGCCGCCAGTTGCGTTCCTGCCCGCGTGGGAAATAGCTGGGGCGATACCACAGCCCCGCCTCCACCATCGGGGCGTTCATGGCAAGGCTGGCCGCATGGCTGGTGGTCAGCCGCTCGGGCGCAAAGCCCTTGCCCTGCCCGCCCGCGCCCATCGCTGCAATCGCAACCGGGGTATAGGGCGGGCGGAAGGTGGTCGTGCCCGTCTCGGCAATGCCGCGCCCGGTGGCATCTGCCAACACCGCCAGCGCCGCCACGTTGGAGTTCTTGCCCTGATCGGGGGCCATGCCTTGGGTCGTGTAGCGCTTCATATGCTCGACCGAGCGGAAGTTCTCTGCCGCCGCCTGCTGCACGTCTTTCACACAGACATCGTTCTGAAAATCCAGCCACGCCCGGCCCTTGCCCGGCACCGCCCAAAGCGGGGCAAGGTGGAAGGGCGCGTCATCGGCCTGCGGCAGGTCCATGGGCTCTGGCTTGCGGCCCAAAGCCTCTAGCGCGTCCCCTGCCGCCGCCACCCCCGCCGCAAGGCAGCCGTGGGTCGAGAAGGTGCCGTTGCAGGCCCCCGCCACATGCATCCCCGGCACCGCGCCGGGGCTCGGTACGAAAGAGTGGATCGCTGGATCCCAAATGGGTCGCCCACCCAGATGGCAGGTCAGATGCACCGAAGGATTCCAGCCGCCCGACATGGCCAGACAGTCAGCCTGTATCTTATGCTCTCCGCCCGCTGTGCGGATGGTCACGGCCTCCAATTCCTTGCGGCCCGAAGCGTTGCAGACTACGGCACTGCGCAGCACCGGGAAATCCGCGCCTTCAATGCTGACCCCCTCGCGGCTGTCAATCAACGCGGCGACATGCACCCCTGCCGCTGCCAGATCGCGGGCCGTGCGGTGGGCGTCGTCGTTGTTGCCGAAAACCGCGACCTGCTTGCCCGGCGCGACGCCCCAGCGGTTCAGATAGGCCCGCACGGCGCCAGCCGTCATGATCCCGGGGCGGTCGTTATTGGCGAATGCCACCGGGCGCTCCAACGCGCCTGCCGCAAGGATCGATTGCTTGGCCGCGATGCGCCAGAAACATTCCAGCGGCGCACCCTCGCCGCGCCGCGCGCGGTGTTGGTTGACCCGTTCGAGCGCGCCGAACATGCCGCCGTCATAGGCCCCGGTGACCGTCGTGCGGGGCATCAGCCGCACATTGTCCATCGCCGCGAGTTCCGCCACCACGCCCGCCGCCCATGTGTGACCTGGTTGGCCGCCGATGCTTTCGTTCTCGGCATTCAGCCGCCCGCCCATCAGCGCGTCTTCGTCGGCGAGGATCACATCGGCCCCAGCCCGCGCCGCGCTCAGCGCCGCCATCAGACCCGCCGGTCCTGCACCGATCACCAAGAGATCGCAAAAGGCATAGGCTTTCTCATAGGCGTCGGCGTTGGGCTGACCGCTCAGCCGCCCGAGCCCCGCGGCACGGCGGATCACCGGCTCATAAACGTGCTTCCAGAATTTGCGCGGCCACATGAAGGTCTTGTAGTAGAACCCCGCCCCGAGGAACGGCGACGCCAAATCGTTCACCGCCATGAGATCAAAATCGAGGCTCGGCCAAGCGTTCTGGCTGCGCACCGCCAGCCCCTCGTAAATCTCTTGCATCGTGGCGCGAACGTTAGGCTCTGACGCGGGACCGACACCTGTGGTCACCAGCGCGTTCGGCTCTTCGCTGTCCGCGCTGAGCACCCCGCGCGGGCGGTGATATTTGAACGACCGCCCCATCAGCCGCTGCCCGTTCGCCAGCATGGCCGAGGCGACCGTATCGCCCGCAAAGCCATCATAGCGCCGCCCGTCGAAGGTAAAGCTGACCGGCGTGTCTCGGTCGATCAATCCGCGCCCTGCGATCCTCATGCCATCGCCCTTTTCACGTCCGATGCCAGTTCCACGGCCTGCACCACATGGGTCACCGTATCACGGGTGACGACGAGCCACGCGCCGCAACCACCCTCATGCTGCCACAGGTCGCGCGTCTGCCCTGCCGGGTTGTCGCGCAGGTGGAGGTAGCCGTCCCAGATATCATCCCCGGCCTCGGGTGCTGGCCGCGCCAAGGCGATGGCGTCGCCGCGATAATAAAACTCTCGCCGGTCCCGGCTGCCGCAGATGGGGCATTCAATCCGCATGGTCGCCCTCCCTCAATGCAAGTTGTGCTGAGACCCGGTGGCCTCTTCATCCATCAGACCTTCGCCCGAGCGGAAACGGTCGAGCCTAAGGCCCGCCGCCGTCTCATGGTGTTGCCCGGTGGCCATCAGATGCGCCAGCGCAAAGCCCGAGGCCGGCACCGCTTTGAAGCCGCCGTAACACCAGCCGCAATCGATGAACAAACCTTGCGTATCAGTCTTGTCGATGATCGGGCTGCCATCGGGGGTCATGTCCATGATCCCACCCCAAGAGCGCAGCACGCGGGCCTTGCCGATCATCGGCATCAGGGTCATGCCCGCCTCCATGACATGTTCCATCATTGGCAGATTGCCGCGCTGCGCGTAGGAGGCGTAGAAATCCAGATCGCCGCCAAAGACCAACCCGCCCTTGTCCGACTGGCTGATATAAAAATGCCCCATGCCGAAGCTCACCACATGGTCGATCACCGGCTTCAGCCCCTCGGTAACGAAGGCTTGCAATACATGGCTCTCAATCGGCAGGCGCATCCCGGCCATCGCGGCGACTTGGCCCGAGCGCCCCGCTGTCACAATCGCCACCTTCTTGGCCCGGATCGGCCCGCGCGTGGTCTCTACGCCGCGCACCTTGCCATTCTCGATGTCGATGCCGGTGACCTCGCATTGCTGGATCAGATCGACGCCGCGCCGGTCCGCGCCGCGCGCATAGCCCCATGCCACCGCATCATGCCGCGCGGTGCCGCCGCGCCGGTGCAGCAGCCCGCCGTGGATGGGAAAACGGCCATTGTCGTAATCCAGATAGGGCAGCAGTTTGCGCAGGCCGTCGCGGTCGAGCAATTCCGCATCGTCGCCCTGATTGATCATCGCATTGCCCCGCCGGGCCGAAGCATCGCGCTGCGCGTCGGAGTGAAACAGGGTGATCACCCCGCGCTGGCTGAACATGACGTTGTAGTTCAATTCCTCCGCCAGCCCTTCCCAGAGCTTCAGCGAATGGCTGTAGAACTCGGAATTGCCCGGCAGAAAGTAATTGCCGCGCACGATCGTCGTGTTGCGCCCCACGTTGCCCCCGCCGAGGTAGCCTTTCTCAAGCACCGCGATATTGGTCATCCCGTGGTTCTTGGCGAGGTAATAGGCCGTGCTCAGCCCATGGCCGCCGCCGCCGATGATGATGGCGTCATATTCCGCCTGCGGCTCTGGATCGCGCCATTGCGCTGTCCAACCGCGATTGCCGGTCAAACCTTCGCGCAACACCCGCAGTCCTGAAAATCGCATCATTCGCCTCCCCCGGTCTTGCCGCAGTCAAGCAACTTGGGGCGCAAGTATCAATGACCGAAAGCGCCCTGTGCCCCCATCGTGGGCCCGGTCAGCAAAAAGGGGCGCACTGCGCCCCTTTTTCGTTCACTTAAGGGGAAATACGCCCCCTCAAAGCCCCTTGGCGTGATAGCTCGCCGCGACCTTTTCGATCGAGACGAGATAGGCCGCCGTGCGCAGATCGTCGACATCGTCGCGGCTGTGCCAGACATTGGCCATCGCTTCATAGGCCGTGCGCATCGTGTCATCGAGACCGGAGCGGACCAGCTCCAACTCCCCCGCACCGCGCAGGTACTTCTCTTTGAAGTTCGGGCTCAGCGTCCAACCCAGTTCCTTATCCGCGCTCAGCCGCTCAAGCTCGTCCACCACCAGTTGGTGACGCGATTCCTCGGCGCGGCGCTGCATACGGCCAAAGCGGATGTGGCTAAGGTTCTTGACCCACTCGAAGTACGAGACCGTCACACCGCCCGCGTTGGCATACATATCCGGCACGATAACCGTGCCCTTTTTGCGCAGCACCTCATCCGCCCCGGCGGTCACAGGGCCGTTGGCGGCCTCGATGATCAGCGGCGCTTGGATACGCTCGGCATTGCTGAGGTTGATGACACCTTCAAGCGCGGCAGGGATCAAGATATCGCATTCTGCTTCCAAAAACTTGGCGCCATCTTCCTCAAACTTCGCATCAGCGTAGCCTTTGATGCTGCCGTGCTTTTCGATCCACTTGTGCACGGCTTCGACGTTCAGCCCGTCTTCGCTGTGCAGCGCGCCATCGCGTTCGATGATCGCGGTGATCTTTGCGCCATCCTCTTCGCTCAGGAACTTGGCGGCGTGATAGCCCACATTGCCGAGACCCTGAATGATGACCCGCTTGCCCTCAAGCTTACCGCTCAGACCGGCTTTCTTCAGCCCCTCGGGATCACGGAAGAAGGCTTGCAAGGCATATTGCACGCCCCGGCCCGTCGCCTCGGTCCGGCCTTGGATGCCACCCGCGTTGATCGGCTTGCCGGTGACACAGGCGACACCGTTGATGTCGGTGGTGTTCATGCGTTTGTACTGATCCGCGATCCACGCCATCTCACGCTCGCCAGTGCCCATGTCGGGGGCGGGCACGTTCTGCGCGGGGTTAATCATGTCGCGTTTGATCAGCTCATAGGCAAAACGCCGGGTGATCAACTCTAGCTCATGCTCGTCGTAGTCGCGCGGATCAATGCAAAGCCCGCCCTTGGACCCGCCAAAGGGCGCTTCGACCAAGGCGCATTTATAGGTCATCAGCGCCGCCAGCGCTTCGACCTCGTTCTGGTTCACGGCCATGGAGTAGCGGATGCCGCCCTTTACGGGCTCCATATGTTCCGAATGCACCGAGCGGTAGCCGGTGAAAGTATGCATACGGCCCCGCAGGCGGACGCCGAAACGCACCGTGTAGGTGGCGTTACAAACGCGGATTTTCTCTTCAAGACCGGGTGGCAAATCCATCAGCGCGACCGCGCGGTTGAACATCAGGTCCACACTGTCGCGGAAACTCGGCTCATTGGCTGGATTCATCGGTCTCTCCTCTTCTTGTCTGGCCGCGTTACCTCTGTTGCGGGGCGCGACTCATCTGGCTGCCCTAGGGGCATGCTGCCGCACCGTAGGACGCCTCATGACGGGGTGCGACCTAATTCAGCGCGATTTGCAAAACTTTATCAACCGTGGGTAGGGCCGGGAAACACGCCCTCCCCGTTCGGTGGAAATCAGCCAGTGCTAGGTGGGCCATTTCCATGAAAACCTGCCCGGAACGCTGTCTATTGCCCCAGATGCGCCAAACTCTGGACACTTTCCCGCAGCACAACAAGGGCAAGGCAAATGCCGCCCATTCCCTTTGGTGCCCGCAGGACGCCACAGGAAGAAAGGTTGATGACGATGCGCAAGACATCTCACAGTTCGGAACGTTCCCCGCGGCCCCTGCCCGCGCTGCTTCGGCGTTTTGCGCGGGAAGAAGACGGGTTGGTCACGCTTTTCGCCATTCTGATGATCCTTTTGATGATCCTTTTGGGCGGTGTCGGGGTGGACCTGATGCGCCATGAACGTGAACGCTCTCGGGTGCAGGCCGTGGCCGACCGCGCCGTACTGGCGGCAGCTGACCTTGATCAGACGCTCAGCCCCGAAGCTGTGGCCCGCGACTATTTCGACAAGGCAGGGCTGGCCGAATATGTCTCAAGCGTCACGGTCGAAGAAGGGCTAAACTACCGCCGCGTCACGGTCGATGCCTCCCATACCCTGAACACCATGTTCATGAGCAAATTCGGCCAAGACAGCCTGCGGGTGCCCGCCAAATCTCAGGCCGAGGAGAAGGTCAGCAAGGTCGAGATTTCCATGGTGCTCGATATCTCCGGCTCGATGCGGGAGAACGGCAAGATGGCCAACCTGCACGATGCTAGTGCTCTGAGTCTGACACTTCCTACCTGTTTCCGCGAGTTTCATCGAGCTTGTCCAGCGCGCGACGTTCCCGGGTGAGGATATCCTCTGCGGTTTTGGTCCATTTGAAGGGCCTTGGCTTCTCGTTGTGGTGGGCCAGATAGTCGTAGATCGCGGCCTCAAGATCATCGACGCTGGAATAGCTGCCGCGCCGGATGCGCCTTGATGTGATCTCGGCAAAGAAGCGCTCCACCAGGTTCAGCCATGACGCGCTGGTGGGCGTGAAGTGCAGCTTGAAGCGCGGATGCTTTTCGAGCCAGGCCTTTACCTCAGGCGTCTTGTGGGTGGCGTAGTTGTCGAGCACCAGATGCACATCGCGCCGCGTGGGCACAGCCTTGTCGATCTGTCGGAGGAATTTCAGGAACTCCTGCGCACGATGGCGTGGCATGCAATCGCCAATGACGGTGCCTGATTTCACATCCAGCGCAGCAAACAGCGTGGTCGTGCCATGGCGTTTGTAATCGTGCGTTACGGTCGCGGCACGGCCCTTCTTGAGCGGCAGTCCGGGCTGGGTGCGATCCAGCGCCTGGATCTGGGATTTCTCATCGACGCAGAGCACCACGGCACGGTCTGGCGGGTCGAGGTAGAGCCCGACGATATCGGTGACCTTCTCCTCGAACTTTGGGTCGTTCGAGACCTTGAACCCCTTCGTGAGATGCGGCTTCAAGCCAGCTTCTGCCCAGATGCGGCCGACGCTCGACGGCGAGATGCCCATGGCTTCGGCCATTAGCGCGCGGCTCCAGTGCGTTGCATTGGGCGGGGTTTCCTGCACCGTCTTGGCGATCACCTTCAGCCTTGTTTCCACGGGCAAAGGCGGCACCCGCGAGGGTCGCGTCTTGTCACGCTTGAGACCGGCCACGCCCTCATCGAGATACCGCTGCTGCCAGCGCCAGACCGTGGGTTTCGACGTGCCCGCGCGTCGCATAATCTCGAACGTGCCATGACCGTCCGCTGTGGCCAGGACGATCTCGGCCCGCCAGACAAGCTTGCGCGCAGTGTTGCGGTTGCTGATCAGGGCTTGAAGCTCAGTACGGTCGGCGGGGCCAAGGTAAAGGCAGATGTCATGGCGTCTCATGCCTCAAATATGGCACATCACGTTGCCGATGGGAATCTCCTGTCAGGTGGAGAACACTAGCGATGCCTTCATCGACACGGTGATCAAACCCGAGAACGCCGATCTGATCTCAATCTCGGTGGTGCCCTATACCGCGCAGGTGAACGTCGGGCAGGACATCATGAATGAGCTGAACGTCACCCAACTGCACTCCTTTTCGCACTGCGTCGACTTTGACGACAGCGAATTTGATCTCACCGCCATCAGCCAGACCCGCAGCTATGAGCATATGCAGCACTTCGAGGCGGGATATAGCTGGAACGGCTATGACAGCGAGAACACCGGGCGCTATGACAACATCTACAACCCCGGCTGCCCGAAACAAAGCTATGAAGAGGTGGCCGCCTTTTCGCAGAACGCCGCCGCGCTGAAGGCCCGTATCTCAAATTTCCAGCCCCGCGCGAACACCGCCATCCATCTGGGGATGAAATGGGGCGTGGCCCTGCTTGACCCGTCCTTCCGGGCGATCAATCAGGCCATCGGCGGCGAGGCTGCATTTCAAGATCGCCCGGCGGCCTATGATGATATCGAGACGCTTAAGACAGTGATCCTGATGACCGACGGCGTGAACGTGACCACCCGCCGGATCAACCCGCAGGTCTATGCCAACATAGACCACTACCGCCACTGGAGCGATTACCCCTTTTATTGGTGGCTCAACCGCAATGTCCGCTCAAGCGAGCAATACCGCTGGTATTACACCAAATACACCGCCTCGCGGGCCGACGCCCTGCTGGACAACATATGCGACGCGGCAAAGGCCAAGGGCATCGTGATCTGGTCGATCGGCTTTGAGGTGACCGACCATGGCGCGTCGGTCATGAAAAACTGCGCCTCTTCCGACAGCCATTTCTTCCGCGTCGAAGGGGTCGAGATCGTCAGCGCCTTTGAGGCCATCGCCCGCCAAATCAACCAGTTGAGGCTGACGCAATGATACAACGCAGCATCAAAGCATGGCGTCGGTTTCGCGGCGATGAGGACGGATCGGCGATGCTGATAGAATTCGCCATCCTGTCGCCGCTGCTGTTTGGCTGTCTGCTTATGTCGGTCGAAATGAGCTTTTACGCCATCCGCCACATGCTCCTTGATCGGGGCTTGGACATGACGGTGCGCTATGTCCGGCTAAACACCAACACGCCGATGACGCATCAGACCATCAAGGACAAAATCTGTGAATCCGCGATCTACTTGGAAGACTGCAGCGAAGTCCTGCGTCTTGAGATGATCCAAGTGGATCCGCGCAATTTTGCGACTTTCGATCAGTCACCCGATTGCGTCGACACCTCCGAAGACCCCAAACCGGTGCGCGGCTGGACCCTCGGGGTGGAGCATCAGTTGATGCTGCTGCGCGCCTGTGCCCGGTTCAAACCCTTCTTTCCGACCACCGGCCTTGGCTATGCCCTTCAGAAAGACGGCGCGGGCCGTGTTTCCATGGTCTCCAGCGCGGCCTTCGTACAGGAGCCGAACTGATGCGTGCGCTCATCTCTCTGCTGGCCCGGTTCAAAAGGCGCGAAGACGGCTCGATCGCCGTTGAAACGGTGATCATGCTGCCGTTGATGTTCTGGGCCTATCTGGCCATGTATTCGACCTTTGACACCTTCCGCATGTACAACCTCAACCAGACGGCGGCCTATACCGTGGGCGATGCCATCTCGCGGGAGACGCAGGCGATTGACCCAGACTACCTGCAAGGAATGCAGCAACTTTTCGAATATCTCACCCGTGGCGCAGGGCAAACCGACATGCGGGTCAGCTCAATTTGGTATGATGAGGCCAACAACCGCTACCATACGGATTGGTCGCAGGTGCGCGGCACCCCCACCCCTCTGACCAGCGATGACGTGCGCGATTGGCATGACAAGCTGCCGGTGATGCCCAACAACGAACGTGTCACCTTGGTCGAGACATGGCGCGATTTCGAGCCACTGTTCAAAACCGGGCTCGAGCGCCGCGATATCTATAACTTCGTCTTCACCCGTCCGCGCTATGCGCCGCGCACGGTCTGGTCAGACGGTTAAGCCGCGTCACGCTCGGCCAGTTTGGCGCGGATGATCTCGGCGATCAGCTTGGTCTCGTTGGCCGGGGTCATGCCACCAACACCAATACGGCGGCCAAGGCTCCACCACAGGCCCAAGCGCCAGCCCCGCGCCACGCGGCGGTTGGTCTTGAGCAGGAAACCGTTTGAGGGTTTGACCGCGAAAGCCCCCTGATCAATGCGGGCGATTTCGTCGATGCGGACGATCACCCGGCCATCGGCATCGCGCAGCGCCTTATTGGTG
It encodes:
- a CDS encoding sarcosine oxidase subunit alpha family protein; translation: MRIAGRGLIDRDTPVSFTFDGRRYDGFAGDTVASAMLANGQRLMGRSFKYHRPRGVLSADSEEPNALVTTGVGPASEPNVRATMQEIYEGLAVRSQNAWPSLDFDLMAVNDLASPFLGAGFYYKTFMWPRKFWKHVYEPVIRRAAGLGRLSGQPNADAYEKAYAFCDLLVIGAGPAGLMAALSAARAGADVILADEDALMGGRLNAENESIGGQPGHTWAAGVVAELAAMDNVRLMPRTTVTGAYDGGMFGALERVNQHRARRGEGAPLECFWRIAAKQSILAAGALERPVAFANNDRPGIMTAGAVRAYLNRWGVAPGKQVAVFGNNDDAHRTARDLAAAGVHVAALIDSREGVSIEGADFPVLRSAVVCNASGRKELEAVTIRTAGGEHKIQADCLAMSGGWNPSVHLTCHLGGRPIWDPAIHSFVPSPGAVPGMHVAGACNGTFSTHGCLAAGVAAAGDALEALGRKPEPMDLPQADDAPFHLAPLWAVPGKGRAWLDFQNDVCVKDVQQAAAENFRSVEHMKRYTTQGMAPDQGKNSNVAALAVLADATGRGIAETGTTTFRPPYTPVAIAAMGAGGQGKGFAPERLTTSHAASLAMNAPMVEAGLWYRPSYFPRGQERNWRQSCDREVGFVRNTVGVCDVSTLGKIDIQGPDAAKFLDLVYTNKFSTLKVGKVRYGLMLREDGFVMDDGTCARLGESHFLMTTTTGAAGEVMRHLEFVTQCLHPEWQVHLTSVTEHWAQFAVAGPKARDLLNGLLEQPIDNDSFPFMACGGVRLGGVEARLFRISFSGEPAYEIAVPARYGAALFDLLVARAEALEGGAYGMEALNVLRLEKGHITHAEIDGRATVGDIGMERMVSDAKDCIGKTMSERPGLRDPERGQLVGLRPVGAVKQLTAGAFLFEAGAEARRENAQGHTTSVGFSPDIGTFIGLGFVTRGRQRHGEVMRMVDHLREIEAEVEICAPVFVDPEGGRARG
- a CDS encoding sarcosine oxidase subunit delta yields the protein MRIECPICGSRDRREFYYRGDAIALARPAPEAGDDIWDGYLHLRDNPAGQTRDLWQHEGGCGAWLVVTRDTVTHVVQAVELASDVKRAMA
- a CDS encoding sarcosine oxidase subunit beta family protein; the encoded protein is MRFSGLRVLREGLTGNRGWTAQWRDPEPQAEYDAIIIGGGGHGLSTAYYLAKNHGMTNIAVLEKGYLGGGNVGRNTTIVRGNYFLPGNSEFYSHSLKLWEGLAEELNYNVMFSQRGVITLFHSDAQRDASARRGNAMINQGDDAELLDRDGLRKLLPYLDYDNGRFPIHGGLLHRRGGTARHDAVAWGYARGADRRGVDLIQQCEVTGIDIENGKVRGVETTRGPIRAKKVAIVTAGRSGQVAAMAGMRLPIESHVLQAFVTEGLKPVIDHVVSFGMGHFYISQSDKGGLVFGGDLDFYASYAQRGNLPMMEHVMEAGMTLMPMIGKARVLRSWGGIMDMTPDGSPIIDKTDTQGLFIDCGWCYGGFKAVPASGFALAHLMATGQHHETAAGLRLDRFRSGEGLMDEEATGSQHNLH
- a CDS encoding Glu/Leu/Phe/Val dehydrogenase; the encoded protein is MNPANEPSFRDSVDLMFNRAVALMDLPPGLEEKIRVCNATYTVRFGVRLRGRMHTFTGYRSVHSEHMEPVKGGIRYSMAVNQNEVEALAALMTYKCALVEAPFGGSKGGLCIDPRDYDEHELELITRRFAYELIKRDMINPAQNVPAPDMGTGEREMAWIADQYKRMNTTDINGVACVTGKPINAGGIQGRTEATGRGVQYALQAFFRDPEGLKKAGLSGKLEGKRVIIQGLGNVGYHAAKFLSEEDGAKITAIIERDGALHSEDGLNVEAVHKWIEKHGSIKGYADAKFEEDGAKFLEAECDILIPAALEGVINLSNAERIQAPLIIEAANGPVTAGADEVLRKKGTVIVPDMYANAGGVTVSYFEWVKNLSHIRFGRMQRRAEESRHQLVVDELERLSADKELGWTLSPNFKEKYLRGAGELELVRSGLDDTMRTAYEAMANVWHSRDDVDDLRTAAYLVSIEKVAASYHAKGL
- a CDS encoding Tad domain-containing protein — translated: MRKTSHSSERSPRPLPALLRRFAREEDGLVTLFAILMILLMILLGGVGVDLMRHERERSRVQAVADRAVLAAADLDQTLSPEAVARDYFDKAGLAEYVSSVTVEEGLNYRRVTVDASHTLNTMFMSKFGQDSLRVPAKSQAEEKVSKVEISMVLDISGSMRENGKMANLHDASALSLTLPTCFREFHRACPARDVPG
- a CDS encoding IS630 family transposase is translated as MRRHDICLYLGPADRTELQALISNRNTARKLVWRAEIVLATADGHGTFEIMRRAGTSKPTVWRWQQRYLDEGVAGLKRDKTRPSRVPPLPVETRLKVIAKTVQETPPNATHWSRALMAEAMGISPSSVGRIWAEAGLKPHLTKGFKVSNDPKFEEKVTDIVGLYLDPPDRAVVLCVDEKSQIQALDRTQPGLPLKKGRAATVTHDYKRHGTTTLFAALDVKSGTVIGDCMPRHRAQEFLKFLRQIDKAVPTRRDVHLVLDNYATHKTPEVKAWLEKHPRFKLHFTPTSASWLNLVERFFAEITSRRIRRGSYSSVDDLEAAIYDYLAHHNEKPRPFKWTKTAEDILTRERRALDKLDETRGNR
- a CDS encoding TadE/TadG family type IV pilus assembly protein, which gives rise to MIQRSIKAWRRFRGDEDGSAMLIEFAILSPLLFGCLLMSVEMSFYAIRHMLLDRGLDMTVRYVRLNTNTPMTHQTIKDKICESAIYLEDCSEVLRLEMIQVDPRNFATFDQSPDCVDTSEDPKPVRGWTLGVEHQLMLLRACARFKPFFPTTGLGYALQKDGAGRVSMVSSAAFVQEPN
- a CDS encoding TadE/TadG family type IV pilus assembly protein, with protein sequence MRALISLLARFKRREDGSIAVETVIMLPLMFWAYLAMYSTFDTFRMYNLNQTAAYTVGDAISRETQAIDPDYLQGMQQLFEYLTRGAGQTDMRVSSIWYDEANNRYHTDWSQVRGTPTPLTSDDVRDWHDKLPVMPNNERVTLVETWRDFEPLFKTGLERRDIYNFVFTRPRYAPRTVWSDG